A genomic segment from Psychrobacter arcticus 273-4 encodes:
- a CDS encoding ABC1 kinase family protein, whose amino-acid sequence MANNTSKSSNNKQSIDNLKTSGFDRRMSIAKTSLNIGRRWAGNSVSGMFLNKEARTARNQIFMEEQAHYLAEELGKLKGSVVKIGQMLAIYGEHILPPEITRALQTLNDDTATLAWPKIEQTLRQLLGNKLHELQVDPVPIGTASLAQVHRATVIATGEQVVLKIQYPGVSDAINSDLALFKSLLKVSSIVPQTRSLDAWFEEIRDLLHHEVDYEAEAATTERFYDRLLDDIRYVVPKINRTYSTKGLLCMSYEPGISVVSDALQLLPLERRNAIGQAAIEIMIQEIFVWGEMQTDPNFGNYLVRVARDENEVDKLILLDFGAIRQFDNNLLTIAHHLLRAGYYHDHQSMMSAMTGYNFFDTMSDKVRSDIASLFLLATEPFSDPIINTDMPVNCLDKQQRYIWANSKLHTRLSNDATQAMQSFEFNLPPKEFMFISRKFIGAYTFLTVLDARTDSNNLVKPFL is encoded by the coding sequence ATGGCAAACAATACCTCTAAGTCTTCTAATAATAAGCAGTCTATCGATAATTTAAAAACTTCGGGGTTTGATCGTCGTATGTCGATTGCCAAAACCTCATTAAACATCGGTCGTCGTTGGGCAGGTAATAGCGTGTCTGGTATGTTTCTTAATAAAGAAGCGCGTACAGCACGCAACCAAATATTTATGGAGGAACAGGCGCATTATTTGGCAGAAGAGCTTGGCAAATTAAAAGGCTCTGTAGTAAAAATCGGGCAAATGCTGGCGATTTATGGTGAGCATATCTTGCCACCTGAGATTACCCGCGCCTTACAAACGCTTAACGATGACACCGCTACATTAGCATGGCCAAAAATAGAGCAAACTTTGCGTCAGTTATTGGGTAATAAATTGCATGAACTTCAGGTTGACCCTGTCCCTATCGGGACGGCATCCCTCGCCCAAGTTCACCGTGCAACCGTAATAGCCACAGGCGAACAAGTGGTATTAAAAATTCAATATCCGGGTGTTTCTGATGCGATTAACTCTGACTTAGCTCTATTTAAAAGCCTGTTAAAGGTTAGTAGTATCGTGCCACAAACCCGTTCACTCGATGCATGGTTTGAAGAGATACGTGATTTATTGCATCACGAAGTTGACTACGAAGCGGAAGCTGCTACGACTGAACGGTTCTATGACCGTTTGCTTGACGATATACGTTATGTAGTACCCAAGATTAATCGCACTTATTCGACCAAAGGCTTGCTTTGTATGTCTTATGAGCCGGGTATCAGCGTGGTTTCTGATGCACTGCAATTATTGCCTCTTGAGCGCCGAAATGCTATCGGTCAGGCGGCTATCGAAATCATGATACAAGAGATTTTCGTTTGGGGTGAGATGCAAACGGATCCAAACTTTGGTAATTATCTTGTCCGTGTCGCACGCGATGAAAATGAGGTTGATAAACTGATATTATTAGATTTTGGGGCTATTCGCCAGTTCGATAATAATTTATTGACGATTGCTCATCATTTATTGCGTGCCGGTTATTATCATGACCACCAATCCATGATGAGTGCGATGACCGGTTATAATTTTTTTGATACTATGAGTGATAAGGTGCGTTCAGATATCGCCTCATTGTTTTTGTTGGCAACTGAACCTTTTAGTGATCCTATAATAAACACTGATATGCCTGTCAATTGTCTAGATAAACAACAGCGCTATATTTGGGCTAACAGTAAGCTGCACACTCGCCTCTCAAATGACGCGACACAAGCGATGCAGTCTTTTGAGTTCAATCTACCGCCCAAAGAATTTATGTTTATCAGTCGAAAATTTATTGGCGCCTATACTTTTTTGACAGTGCTTGATGCCCGTACTGACTCTAATAATCTAGTAAAACCGTTTTTATAA
- a CDS encoding NAD-glutamate dehydrogenase: protein MPNSLNIAKERISQISDIATSYVQADKSLFDHFIHSYYQPLHQETAKDISNADLAGMALHHFTLLKAYDRSQPQLAILNPIAEEQHFHSSHTVIQIVAYDRPFLVDTLLMSLEEQGIDVHRTYHIIVNVERDENGAITKVESAQESGTSHMSLIHCEISYQDNDELAALKQMLLAKVDTLDVVVDDWQQIRAKLTDIKADLATKTLPEVFYSQQEIQAFLDWVLDDHFIFLGYREYRLEDGHSVEVDSVGNTANQADRSDLDLFSIGNSGLGLLRGGSEDQLSKSFDELPSNLKRLLTAPQVLVLSKSSRVSPVHRPVYMDFLGIHKFDDNGKLVGEHRFIGLFTAQAYQLSVQQIPLLREKSNKIMAMAKLPRDGHAYHKMMHIINTLPRDDLFQASIEDLYPTVLGISQLQDKKSLRLFCRIDHYQRFVSCLVYIPRDKFNTELRIKVQNVLKEAYGGTSSGFTTEFNESEHARVHVHVRTVPGQVHEVDTAALQAKLSSLMQSWSDNYQKMLLDNVGEQHANALTRRFLSYIPAAYQERFDARTAVEDTKRLAGLSDEQPMIWHLYQSTGDASNQLHLKLYGRQKAVILSKVLPVLENFGVSVISAQTYEFDLPEQPIWMQEYELILEHVDTIDMQVVRAQFEDSLQQIWAGQVESDSLNELVLTTKLDTYDVVVLRALSRYMMQAKAPFSNVYIQQTIVKNSAISVALGSLFDARMNPKYSEEERASKTSQIQEQITAALAGVSSLDEDRIFRWYLDLINAMVRTNFYQREADGQRKDRLSFKFLAADIPNLPKPKPMFEIFVYSPRVEAVHLRGGKVARGGLRWSDRMEDFRTEVLGLVKAQMVKNAVIVPVGSKGGFIVKTKTMADGRDVFQAEGIACYQTFLRGMLDVTDNIVDGVIVPPANTVRHDEDDPYLVVAADKGTATFSDIANALSTEYNFWLDDAFASGGSVGYDHKAMGITARGGWESVKRHFRMRGMDIQNRDDFTVVAIGDMSGDVFGNGMLRSTHTKLVAAFNHLHIFIDPNPDTAASFAERERLFDLPRSSWEDYEKSLISQGGGIFSRQDKTIAISPEMKVLFDISDDSLAPNDFISALLKSPVDLIWNGGIGTYVKSSEESHDDVGDRANDAVRVNGGELRATIVGEGGNLGFTQRGRIEYAQTGGRIYTDAIDNSGGVNCSDHEVNIKILLGKVVEQGDMTLKQRNELLESMTETISELVLRQNYLQPQAIELSQILAAANLSDHQRFIQMLEAEGRLDRAIEYLPLDEEITKRQKAGTGLTNPELAVVMAYGKMWVYDNLLLSDLPDAPYFVNELRKYFPDELSSRFFDEMTEHRLHREIISTYLTNSVVNRLGIEALFRLHEETGQTLATIVRGYAIARDVFHVSKAWELLEALDNQVDAILLLELELRLRDALENGVVWFINAFGQDLQVADMISRFEDSVEKLTKSGGFIEQQFSQYLQADTTSLIEDGLSANDASMFAMLPYHVDALDAALLAEQYERPVDEIATLYFEAYHVLQLDWMMDNIATLPQQDHWDRRARHALANEVSRSLRMLMDTLLTQPDAIQAFNDWKSRYASQLAGITAEMDKLDSNDDSHISLSTLSVLMSELSGLVNK from the coding sequence ATGCCAAACTCTCTAAATATCGCAAAAGAGCGGATCAGCCAGATAAGCGATATTGCCACCAGTTATGTACAAGCGGACAAATCATTATTTGACCACTTTATCCATAGCTACTATCAGCCACTACATCAAGAGACTGCAAAGGACATCAGTAATGCTGATTTAGCAGGGATGGCGCTGCATCATTTTACGCTACTAAAAGCCTATGACCGCAGCCAGCCGCAGCTTGCTATTTTAAATCCCATTGCAGAAGAGCAGCATTTTCATAGCTCACATACCGTTATCCAAATCGTTGCCTATGACAGACCATTTTTGGTCGACACACTGTTGATGAGTCTTGAAGAGCAAGGCATCGATGTGCATCGTACTTATCATATCATCGTCAATGTCGAACGCGATGAAAATGGGGCGATCACTAAAGTTGAAAGCGCCCAAGAAAGTGGTACTTCACACATGTCTTTGATTCACTGTGAAATCTCTTATCAAGACAATGATGAATTGGCAGCATTAAAACAGATGCTGTTGGCAAAAGTAGACACACTTGATGTTGTCGTTGATGACTGGCAGCAGATACGCGCCAAGCTAACCGATATAAAAGCAGACCTTGCTACAAAAACACTGCCGGAAGTATTTTATTCTCAGCAAGAGATTCAAGCATTTTTAGATTGGGTACTAGACGACCACTTTATCTTTTTGGGATATCGAGAGTACCGCTTAGAAGACGGGCACAGCGTCGAGGTTGATAGTGTTGGCAACACAGCCAATCAAGCCGACCGCAGTGATTTAGATTTATTTTCTATTGGTAACAGTGGGCTTGGGTTATTACGCGGTGGTAGTGAGGATCAGCTTTCAAAAAGCTTTGACGAGCTGCCAAGCAATCTAAAAAGACTGCTAACAGCGCCGCAAGTGCTGGTCTTGTCAAAATCAAGCCGAGTATCGCCCGTACACCGACCAGTCTATATGGATTTTTTGGGCATTCATAAATTTGACGATAATGGCAAGCTCGTCGGTGAGCATCGCTTTATTGGTCTCTTTACAGCGCAAGCTTATCAGCTAAGCGTACAACAAATTCCATTATTACGAGAAAAATCTAACAAAATCATGGCGATGGCAAAACTACCACGTGATGGTCATGCGTATCATAAAATGATGCATATCATTAATACCTTGCCGCGCGATGATTTATTTCAAGCCAGCATTGAAGATCTTTACCCGACAGTTCTAGGAATCAGTCAGCTACAGGACAAAAAAAGCCTGCGCTTATTTTGCCGTATCGATCATTACCAGCGTTTTGTTTCCTGCTTGGTCTATATTCCGCGTGATAAATTCAATACAGAACTTCGCATCAAGGTCCAAAATGTCCTAAAAGAAGCCTATGGTGGCACATCTTCAGGCTTTACGACGGAGTTTAATGAATCTGAACATGCCCGCGTCCATGTGCATGTCCGTACAGTGCCAGGTCAAGTACATGAGGTGGATACTGCTGCGCTCCAAGCCAAGCTGTCCTCTTTGATGCAGTCGTGGAGTGATAATTATCAAAAAATGCTGCTGGATAACGTGGGTGAGCAGCATGCCAATGCCTTGACGCGTAGATTTTTAAGTTATATACCTGCCGCTTACCAAGAGCGATTCGATGCACGTACTGCCGTTGAAGATACCAAGCGTTTGGCTGGATTGAGCGATGAGCAGCCGATGATTTGGCACTTATATCAATCGACAGGTGATGCAAGCAATCAGTTGCATTTAAAGCTATATGGTCGCCAAAAAGCGGTTATTTTATCCAAAGTCTTACCCGTACTAGAGAATTTTGGGGTGTCAGTTATCTCAGCGCAGACCTATGAGTTTGATCTACCTGAGCAACCTATTTGGATGCAGGAGTATGAGCTGATTTTAGAGCACGTCGATACCATTGATATGCAAGTGGTGCGCGCGCAGTTTGAAGACAGCTTACAGCAAATTTGGGCAGGACAGGTTGAGAGTGATTCACTTAACGAGTTGGTATTGACCACCAAGTTAGATACTTATGATGTGGTGGTACTGCGTGCCTTATCACGCTATATGATGCAGGCGAAAGCACCGTTCTCAAATGTTTATATCCAACAAACCATCGTAAAAAACAGCGCTATCAGCGTGGCATTAGGCAGTTTGTTTGATGCACGGATGAATCCTAAATATAGTGAAGAGGAACGAGCCAGCAAAACCAGCCAGATTCAAGAGCAGATCACCGCCGCATTAGCAGGTGTCAGTAGCTTGGATGAAGATCGTATCTTCCGCTGGTACTTGGATTTAATTAACGCCATGGTACGAACCAATTTTTATCAAAGAGAGGCGGATGGACAACGTAAAGATCGTTTGTCCTTTAAATTTTTGGCAGCAGATATACCAAACCTGCCAAAACCTAAGCCGATGTTTGAGATCTTTGTCTATTCGCCACGCGTTGAAGCAGTGCATTTGCGTGGCGGTAAAGTCGCGCGCGGCGGGCTGCGCTGGTCTGATCGTATGGAAGATTTCCGTACCGAAGTACTCGGTTTGGTTAAAGCACAAATGGTCAAAAATGCCGTTATCGTACCGGTTGGTTCAAAAGGCGGTTTTATCGTTAAGACTAAAACGATGGCGGATGGTCGTGATGTGTTCCAAGCTGAGGGCATTGCCTGCTACCAAACATTCCTTCGCGGTATGCTTGATGTGACCGACAATATCGTCGATGGGGTGATTGTCCCGCCAGCCAATACCGTACGTCATGATGAAGATGATCCGTATTTGGTGGTCGCTGCCGATAAAGGTACGGCAACCTTTTCTGACATTGCCAATGCTTTGTCTACTGAATATAACTTTTGGCTAGATGATGCCTTTGCTTCTGGTGGCTCGGTCGGTTATGACCACAAAGCGATGGGCATCACCGCCCGCGGTGGTTGGGAGTCGGTTAAGCGCCACTTCCGTATGCGCGGCATGGACATTCAAAATCGTGATGATTTTACCGTCGTTGCTATTGGCGATATGAGTGGTGACGTCTTTGGTAACGGTATGCTTAGATCAACCCATACTAAACTGGTGGCTGCCTTTAACCATCTGCATATTTTTATTGATCCCAATCCAGATACAGCGGCGTCTTTTGCAGAGCGTGAGCGCTTATTTGATCTACCTCGCTCATCATGGGAGGACTATGAAAAGTCACTCATTAGCCAAGGCGGTGGTATCTTCTCACGCCAAGACAAGACTATTGCTATCAGCCCTGAGATGAAAGTACTGTTCGATATCTCAGATGACAGCTTAGCACCTAATGATTTTATCAGCGCATTGCTAAAATCGCCAGTAGATCTCATTTGGAATGGTGGTATCGGTACCTATGTGAAAAGCAGTGAGGAGAGCCATGACGATGTAGGTGATCGTGCCAATGATGCCGTACGTGTCAACGGTGGCGAATTACGTGCGACTATCGTCGGTGAAGGTGGTAACCTAGGGTTCACGCAGCGAGGTCGTATCGAGTATGCCCAAACTGGTGGGCGCATTTATACCGATGCGATCGATAACTCAGGCGGCGTTAACTGCTCAGATCATGAAGTCAATATCAAAATCTTACTTGGCAAAGTGGTTGAGCAAGGTGATATGACGTTGAAGCAGCGTAATGAGCTTCTTGAGAGCATGACCGAGACCATTAGCGAATTGGTGCTGCGTCAAAACTATCTGCAACCGCAAGCAATTGAGCTGAGCCAAATACTTGCAGCTGCAAACTTAAGTGATCATCAGCGATTTATTCAGATGTTAGAAGCAGAAGGGCGTCTGGATCGTGCAATTGAGTATTTGCCATTAGATGAAGAGATTACCAAACGCCAAAAAGCGGGTACAGGTCTGACTAATCCTGAGCTAGCAGTTGTGATGGCTTACGGAAAAATGTGGGTTTATGATAACTTACTGCTCTCAGATTTACCGGATGCGCCATATTTTGTTAATGAATTACGTAAATACTTCCCTGATGAGCTGTCATCGCGCTTCTTTGATGAGATGACCGAGCACCGTTTGCACCGTGAAATCATCAGTACGTATCTGACCAATAGTGTGGTCAACCGTCTGGGTATCGAAGCATTATTCCGTCTGCATGAAGAAACAGGACAAACGCTTGCCACTATCGTGCGTGGCTATGCCATTGCGCGTGATGTATTCCATGTCTCAAAAGCATGGGAGCTGCTAGAAGCACTTGATAATCAAGTGGATGCCATCTTGCTGCTCGAGCTTGAACTACGTTTGCGCGATGCACTCGAAAACGGCGTGGTCTGGTTTATCAATGCCTTTGGACAAGATTTGCAAGTGGCCGATATGATTAGCCGTTTTGAAGATAGTGTTGAAAAGCTAACCAAATCAGGCGGATTTATTGAGCAGCAATTCTCACAATACTTGCAAGCCGATACCACAAGCTTGATAGAAGATGGTCTCTCCGCCAATGATGCATCAATGTTTGCGATGTTGCCATACCATGTTGATGCGCTTGATGCTGCACTCTTAGCAGAGCAGTACGAACGTCCGGTTGATGAGATTGCCACTTTATACTTTGAGGCTTATCACGTTTTGCAGCTTGATTGGATGATGGATAATATCGCCACGTTACCGCAGCAGGATCACTGGGATCGCCGTGCCCGTCACGCACTTGCCAATGAAGTATCGCGCAGCTTACGCATGCTGATGGATACGTTATTGACTCAGCCTGATGCGATCCAAGCATTCAATGATTGGAAATCGCGGTATGCCAGCCAGCTTGCCGGCATCACTGCTGAGATGGACAAACTTGATAGCAATGATGATAGTCATATCAGCTTATCAACGTTATCAGTCTTGATGAGTGAGTTAAGTGGTTTAGTGAATAAATAA
- the purD gene encoding phosphoribosylamine--glycine ligase — protein sequence MNILVIGAGGREHALAWQCAKDNNVKNIYVAPGNAGTALEPKCQNVILEDAADAGEHSAVIEFCQNNAIDMVIVGPEAPLVTGIVDACRAADIKAWGPTAYCAQLEGSKTFAKEFMAQNNIPTAAYQGFTDAVAAKAYIDEQGAPIVIKADGLAAGKGVIVAETIEQAHEAIDDMLADNKFGDAGSRVVIEQFLQGEEASFICMVDGENILPMATSQDHKRAFEGDTGPNTGGMGAYSPAPVVTQEVHDKVMAQVIQPVVDAMKAAGHPYTGFLYAGLMIDDAGDPYVIEFNCRFGDPETQPILMRLQSSMVDLVAQGLEGKLPTEANWDERPALGIVVASKGYPETSSKGDVIAGLPELNADNQDAVKVFHAGTAFANEDALSNEKEVVTNGGRVLCVTALADSISDAQQAALMVTAAISFDGAHYRRDIGHHAISRESI from the coding sequence ATGAATATTTTGGTGATTGGTGCAGGTGGTCGTGAACACGCACTAGCATGGCAGTGCGCAAAAGATAATAATGTAAAAAATATCTATGTCGCGCCCGGTAATGCTGGCACCGCTCTTGAACCCAAATGCCAAAACGTCATTTTGGAAGACGCAGCTGATGCAGGCGAGCACAGCGCCGTTATCGAGTTTTGTCAGAATAATGCTATTGATATGGTTATCGTTGGTCCAGAAGCACCATTAGTGACGGGTATTGTCGATGCTTGCCGTGCTGCCGATATCAAAGCTTGGGGCCCAACGGCGTATTGCGCTCAGTTAGAAGGCTCAAAAACTTTCGCCAAAGAATTCATGGCGCAAAACAATATTCCAACGGCGGCTTATCAAGGCTTTACCGATGCGGTAGCGGCAAAAGCTTACATCGATGAGCAAGGTGCACCTATTGTGATTAAAGCCGATGGTCTTGCTGCTGGTAAAGGCGTCATCGTTGCTGAGACGATCGAACAGGCGCATGAAGCCATTGATGATATGCTGGCGGATAATAAGTTTGGCGATGCCGGTAGCCGCGTGGTGATTGAGCAGTTTTTGCAAGGCGAAGAAGCCAGCTTTATTTGCATGGTAGATGGTGAAAACATCCTGCCAATGGCAACCAGCCAAGACCATAAGCGTGCCTTTGAAGGTGATACGGGTCCAAACACAGGCGGCATGGGTGCATACTCTCCTGCACCGGTTGTCACTCAAGAGGTTCATGACAAAGTCATGGCACAAGTGATTCAGCCAGTCGTTGATGCAATGAAGGCGGCAGGTCATCCTTATACGGGATTTTTATATGCTGGACTCATGATTGATGATGCGGGCGATCCTTATGTGATTGAGTTTAACTGCCGTTTTGGCGATCCAGAGACGCAGCCTATTTTGATGCGCTTGCAATCGTCGATGGTAGATTTGGTCGCACAAGGACTTGAAGGTAAATTACCGACCGAAGCCAACTGGGATGAGCGCCCTGCGCTTGGTATTGTCGTTGCCTCCAAAGGCTATCCTGAAACCTCATCAAAAGGTGATGTGATTGCAGGCTTGCCAGAGTTAAATGCCGACAACCAAGATGCCGTAAAAGTGTTCCATGCGGGCACAGCCTTTGCTAATGAAGATGCCCTTAGCAATGAGAAAGAAGTAGTAACCAATGGCGGTCGCGTATTATGTGTGACCGCATTAGCAGATAGCATCTCAGATGCGCAGCAAGCAGCATTAATGGTCACTGCTGCCATCAGTTTTGATGGTGCTCATTATCGCCGTGATATCGGTCATCATGCTATTTCCCGTGAAAGTATTTAA